The genomic region TATTTATCAAGGGTCAACCCTATCTTGAGCTCTTGAGATATTCCCATTGGCATCGATCAATTTATGATTTACTTGAAATTCAAAGTTTTATGAGCATCTAAAGTTAGGATTTGAATCCTAAGTCACTTCAATGTGTCTCCCATCTCCTTTAGAAAAGAGGCCTTCACTTCTCTCCATACCAGCTTTTACTcagctcactctctctccctcctttcacgTACACTTTCCCCTTGAAATTCAACCCTTACTCGCCATTTTGTTCTGTTTTGTCTTATTTCCCTGCttgctcccctctctctgcttAGTTTCAACCCGAACTCCAAGACCTGAGAGTACTGGATAGGTGTCAGCAATAGCATGGAAACTCCCTTAGCCTTTCAAATAGGCTATAGATCTATTAGTGCGTTTCTTAGACCTATCCCAATGTTTTCTAAACGAGCAAATGAAGACAGAGGAATGACTGGAATTGAGCACCTCTTTCACAAGCTCTAACTTTCAGCTGCAACTGTTTACATATACATCGAGAGAACAgtggttaaaaaacaaatgagaaACAAACAGAAGTTTGAATATAAATatctataaatatatacataaacCAATGAATATACTGTAAATGCTTTTGTTGCTCTGTTTTCCTCTGTACATAGGTTTGCATATTTTATAGGAATTTTACTTCTATCTACAAGGACTGAATAAAAATTCAACTTTAAATACTTAAAAAATATgaacgaaaacaggtttttaaaaagaGTCCATAGGGATATGGTACAACTGTAGGACCTGACCCAGGCATTTAACCAGAAAAGTCAGGGAGAGCATTGAACTCAGTTAGAGCATAGACATGCATTGACCTTTTTATACAAGTATTTTGGGGTGTCTTTAATTGATTTATTTACGTATTTATTACTTCTGTTTACAAACGATACGATATGCATGATTTCATGGCATTATTTTTTTTATGAGTTGGTATGTGACCAAATAGTTTTTTATATTCACGTATAGGCCTACATTGTGGTACATTGTTGACTACTGTTATTGTCTACAGGATCACGACTCCAACAGTTAACTGAGAAATAGAGATTATGCTCATATTTGACAATTGTTTTGTTAAGTAATCTGAGGTTTTTCCGCTGTTCTTTTTCCATTTGTGATGCTGTTTTATTCAATATCAGAGCTCTACTGTTCTACTTTATCATACCACACATTACCCACATTTATTGAAATGTATGTCAACTGTTCAATCTTCCTAGATGATTATTGCTTATAAGTCCATTCAAATTGCGGTATATTTGTAAATGTTTACATACAAATTGAGAATTCAGATTAAATGTGGCAGCCTATAGGCTGCAATGACAATAACATGACCATTTACGGCttcaaaatgtaaataaatacaaCTAAACCTTTCCAGAAAAACATCAAAACCTTGTTAGCTGTGAATGTGTTCAACAATTTGAATGGACCTTTGCTGTTTTATCATTCCGTTTCAACACTGCTCTGTTGTTGACTGTCTTAGCTCTTGTAACACTTCAAAATATAGGATAATACAATATGGGATAATACAATTAAAATAATTATAAATCCCACATACAATGTGTACCTTATTTTGAGGTGTTAGGAGTTCTGTATTAATCATGTTATCTTTCTTTTTAATGTCTTATAGAGCTCTGGTGTTGTACAAGTGTTCAGTTCTATCCAGGGTAAAACACCCATCAAAAACTGCACTATTTCATCAAATATTGTTACTAAATTTCTGATCATTTAGTCTACCTTCAATGCTGCTATCAAGGGTTTATTCCTACAAGCTAGTGTTCTTAGGAGAATAACATTTACTTCTTCAATGGATTCAAAGGTATTCTGAAGACAATTTCAGCACATGAAGGGGATGGGGAATTGAATGTTACGTGTTGAGCTTTGCCATGTCTGATGAGGTAGGCTTCTCATTGATTAATGCGCTTTAGGCTCCCGCCCTCATCTCTTCTCTGGTCCCTGGACTCTTTTGTAATTTTAATGAATGATGCGTCTCAGCTTAGCTCAATAATAAAGCACAGTCTAGAATACACCTGTGTCTTGACTCAAACTTACTGCATATTCTAAAAGGGCCTTGAACGGGGTCACGTAAGacttttaaaaaatttaaaaaattcaaatgttttgctacggtttgccctaatgaatatgacccagttCTAATAACACTTCAGTTTCCTAATGTGTCCATCTCTGAGATAATGTGACCAAGGTGGTCAGTGGAGCACACAGAAGTTTTACAAACAATTTACCATTTGTGTTGAAGTTAAAAGAAATCCATATACGAGTAGAATTATAGCGCATTTAGCTACTTTGTGGGTGACCATGTCACTACATGTGGGGACCACTACACAAATATATTAAATTACAGTTTATTTAtattaaatatttaaaaagtatTGCATTACAAACACAAAATAGTATAATGAACTAAATGAAAATCATGATTGTTTTGGAACTTCATACTGTATGACAAACAGAAGGCACTGATCTTGATTTTAATTATTAAGATTGATTTCAATTTTCATATTTTTCTCAGGGTACCTACCCCCGGATCCCCCACCCCCTCAGCAAATGAAGAAGATTTCTTCCAGTATCTGGCTCTCCTCCAGGTCCTGCTGGGGGGTCCGGTAGGGGCCAGGACGGGAGAGCAGAGCTTGGTGGGCTGGTTTGGGGGCACTGAGGGGGGGCGGGCGTCGGGGAGGGTTGCCTCGCTTGGGCACAGAGATGGGACTGAAGATCTCCAACAACTCAATCAAGGAGGAGTCCAACCTAGATCAAAAACAAAGATAAAGAGAGTAATCAATGAATGAAAACACATTTGATAACTATGGTAAGTCTtcttgctaacataattgcaatatTGCCTTTGTAATattgttctttttttaaattaaaactcTCCAGCATTCATGTTATCCTATTGCTTAACAGGAATTAGACAAGGCACGAGGCCAAAGCATGTCTGTGGCACAAAGCTTGTAGTGCAAATGTGTAGTGCACCTCGTATTTGTTAGCATACAGAAGATATGAAAGGATATCCCAATACGGATGAACTGTAAATAAAATGTTTCTGTTCTGTAGTGTCCATTGATGCCTAACACAACCAGCGTTAAATGTCTAAAGCCCTGGGGTCGACAAGCAAAAGGGCATGAGATGTTACAGGTGCAACAGAAAGAGAGTCAAGCGAGGGCGCATGGGGGCATTCTCTACCAGAATAAGAATGAGGGCAGAAATAAATAAACCAAAGCGAAAGATTAAGCTAATAAAGATTCCATCCTTCAGTATGGCTGCTTGATAAATTATTCAGTGTGTACACAGTTGGACGAGTGCATACCAGATAGAAAACATGAATTCTTAAAGCACGCTAACATAATTCTCTGCTCGTTTTAAGCAGCATCGATTTGCATCTGGCCGACAGTTGGCATGTGCGGTCAGAGTCTTTTTGTATTTGTTTACATAATATTTCTAGTTCTATTTTCTGTATTTTAACTTCATGGCTTTAATTGGTTTAGAAAGAATGATCACTGTAGTTTTCCATCAAATTATTtagaaaatctatgtacagtacaTTGAATGAATCTGTGAgtatggagagagaaaacagaggggaCACCTATAGGGGATAATACCCGCTGGGAAATAAACATGATTGAAGCTAAAGTAAGTAAATCTGTCTTCTTCATTTGGTCTCCTTCTGCCTGTCAATAGCAGTTAGTGGGGAGAggaatgacagtgtgtgtgtgtgtgtgtgtgtgtgtgtgtgtgtgtgtgtgtgtgtgtgtgtgtgtgtgtgtgtgtgtgtgtgtgtgtgtgtgtgtgtgtgtgtgtgtgtgagagagagagagagagagagagagatagagaacgagtgggagagagagagaaactttgTCTGGGCTCCCTCTTGAAATGTGAGAATTAGCATTTATATTTGTAGATTTATTTAATGGACAGGGCTCTCAAACAGCAATCCATCAACGGATGACATCGCTGTAATGAATAATGCATCACTTACCAGTGGTCACAATCTATAACAAGAGGAAGGGTTTGGGGGGGTGGGTACAGTTTCGGCAAGGGAATTGGCCGAATGGTGAGAATTCTAATGGTTGGAGGGGCCATGTGTACCAAAGGCCTTCGTTGTTTTACGCAAGGTTCAATAGCGAATGGCCTACGGGTATTAATATAACTCAAGGGAGCCCTTTACGATTCTGCTTCACTACTCTCTGTGTATTCACACAGAGAAGTCACAATGACAAAAATAATAATTGCATTAGACAATGACTATTCAAAAATGTTGCTACCCTCCACATCAGACTGGCGGCAAAATTCACCAGACATATCTATACTTTCTTGGGTTACTATGAAAGTTTTAACTTGGCTCTCGCAGAATTGCAATTTGTCTATccacttctccttccctcccagtTGTTTCGTTCTTCTCTCATTATAGATGGCCATCTTGCCCAGCGCCCCCTTTCATTTTCAGTCCAAACAGTAATCTAAAAATCCTATGATGGCAGGCAGGTACATACCGGATGTCAATACCCTGCCATTCAATAGCAAGCAGGCTAGGTGAGTTGAAGGGGGAGGCAGGAGGAGCAGTAGGGTGCAATGGAACTCTTTACTAACTAACACGGGAGGCCGGGGATTAACCCCGCAGTCCCATTTAGCGATTTGCACCTTTAACATTCTATTAGTTAAGACTTAATGGTTGTTTGGGTTTGTTGGGGGGACACATGGGCATCGTAGGGCTTACCCATCAGTCTCATAACATCTGCAAAAGTCTACAGTGTCAGGACGACCCTCGCCAACCTCCCCTCCCTgcaaaataaaaacccttaaaATGACTCGCTTCATTGattccctccacacacacaaaatcagatTTTTATCTGAATAATGTAGGAAGCTGCTTCCAGACTGCGGACTACAAAATATTTATCTGTCCATACATAAGCTAGCATTCTCCGGTGCTTGTTAGCCTAAGCAGCTCTGCATCACTGGGGTTTGTTGTTGTCTGGATGAAAGGGCAGTTAAGAGCAGAGCAGGCAGAGGAGATGCGCTAGTCTAATCTGACTGATTAAAGTCGGTTTGTTGGAAGATTACAAATCAACTCTTGGCTACTATGCTGGTTGGAGGGGTTTAGGAGACCAGAACTGTCTGTTGCTCCCATTTAGTTGGCTTCGATCAATTATCCAAGACAGACATCTGTTGGTTTTTAACATACAGAGTGTGAAATGTGCAAGACAATCTTGGATGTCTTGCACTGACCTCAGCAaaactttttgttttgtttaaagtTGACAGTTTAACATTGGATCAAGCGCATTATAATTAAATTATTGAATGGTGAATACAGCGCTTTAACAATGATAAACGAGGTCATTGTTAAGAGCAAACCTCTCAGAAGGACCCAATTGAAATGCCTTCAAAGTTCACTGTTATTATGATCTGTATCCATTATTTCCCTTTGTGGTTTTAATGGCCATCTGCTTGAGTTTACACTGTTCGATtggcatggtggtggtggttacttGAACCATACTGCATTGTTTATGATTCAGAACATTGTGATGAGCTGTCCTTCTGGCTGAGTCAGAGACAAGCTGTCTTTCTGTTTCATGTTGGCTAGGCTATGGACCAGTAGAAGGAAATTTGGAGTTCACACTTGAAGAACATCTCATATGCAAAGACAAAAATACACTTGCCAGAAGTAAAAAAGGGAAAAAGTAAGAAACATAATCCTTAAAAATGACATGCTAATAAACATTTGTCCACAGCATTCTCTGCTAACTAGAAgtgcacactcagacacacattgTCACATTAATTACCTTTCAACAAAaagtgtggggagggggggtaaTAATGAATTTCATTCCCTTTTTATAGTGTGTCTCACGCTAGTGATTCATTCCTCTctgcgctctctgtctctccttcttctctctcccctctcattattgcgagagagctagagaaagagagagacagtgcatTCCCACAGAAGTCTGTTCAATTACCTGCTGCTGGGTCCCAGCTAGACCGACTAATGGAACGCAGCTTGGCTCCTGTCAGCCTCGCCGCTAGCCTGGGAGAAAGCTTAATTTAGCCCATCAAACACTAAGGACCAGTGCCGGCCAGGCCTGCCTCAGACGCCTGctcccctttccttccttcctttcctttttCTAACCTGTATTTTGTTTCCTTACCCGTGCACCGATATATTGAATTGCATTTCCCCCGTGCTCTGTTCATAAAAATAGTCTGGTTTGTGTATTTCTAATCTAAATGTTTCCAGAGTGGGTAAGTGGGTAAAAAAATGCACTATGACATGCTGTTGAAAATATAGAACTGCTTTAAAAGATGCTCTGTTTATTTAGTGCTCATAGTGTGTGTTAATAATAGATTGTAATAATGTACACATATGATATAACGTATAGCAACCCGCACACTGATGAACGCTCCTGCTGTTTTACTGTGCAGCGTTTTGACCCAAGATCAAAGGTCAAGCTGACCTTACACAACAGAACACCAGGAGCATTCATCGGTGGACAGGAATCTATTCTCTATTTTATCAGAGAACTATTCTCTATTCCATCAGGGACCTATTCTCTATTTTGTGTTTACTTTTTGTACCCAGCACCtgcaacttttttatttttattttacctttatttaaccaggcaagtcagttaagaacaaattcttattttcaatgacggcctgggaacagtgggttaactgcctgttcaggggcagaacgacagatttgtaccttgtcagctcgggggtttgaacttgcaaccttccggttactagtccaccgctctaaccactaggctaccctgccgccccaacttaCTGGATGTGCGTACACAAAAtttgacaataataataataatgtcatcATAAACTACTTTTTGGACAACACACTTTATTTTGACCTTGAGAGTGCTGATAATGATGTGGTGTTGCGGTGCAGTACAGTGGAAACAGCAGTGGTATATGGGATGTAACAGTGTTTTGATTGGGACACCGGGATCCAATGTGGCTTACCTTGCATCGGGAGTCCTACGTAGCGCGGGAGGCATCACTGGTGCTGGGGTGGCTTCGAGTCTGCTATGGGACACCACAAGAGAGGTGGCCATATCCCTCCTGGAATTGTTATGACAGGGCTCTGCAGATGGAGGACAACAACAAATGGACTTCAAAACCCTAATGACGGAGACGATAAGCCAGGGATGGAGAACTGGCGAcccgtgtatacacacacacacaacctaccaGGTAAATGTATGGAGTTTTGCAGGGGGATGTGTGCAGTATGGTCTTTGAGTGGAGGAGCTTCTTGTTCTGCTCTCTCACCCAAGTTCTCTGCATCGTCACACCCTCTCATttcactgcagacacacacagtcaagctCACATTCAACTGCTTGGTAAGCTAAAGGCTAGATTACTAgatacagtgagtgagtgagtgagtgagtgagtgagtgagtgagtgagtgagtgagtgagtgagtgagtgagtgagtgagtgagttccATGATTTTACCTGAGTAACACATGTTCATTGGGTAAAGGATCAGTTCCGTTTCTGGACATGGAGTGGCCGAGTTCAGCTGCAGTGGCTTGCTGGAACCTGCAAGAGAGACAAAATGAAGTACATGCCCCAATTATTGTGCATATATTGTTAGATGTAGCATTTTTCTCAAATATAATTAAATTCAATACCTGCTGTAATCGAGGCGTGTGTGGAGGAGCTGCTGGTTCTGTCTGATCAGCCTCTCCTCCTGCTGCGCCAGTCGCGCTTGCAGtcgctccctctccacctccagctgcAGCTTCTGCAGGAGCAGCTggtgcctcctctcctcccagtcctCCCGGCCCAGGAGGGGAGCGGTTAGGTCCCTCTCTGACCCTGCTCCCTGCCATGCTGGGTCCCCTTCGAGTAGTAACCTCCGGGGTCCAGGTAGACATCTGCTGTCTTCGGGTGGTTCAACAGAATTGTTGTGGAGCCGTGGGCTGGTGTTGCCCAGTCGAGGATCTTCTGTGGCCCCCCTATGGCGAAACCCCCCATTGACCAGATGTTCCCGTCTATGGGCTCCTACTCCTCGGCAACCCTGGCATTTGATTGGTCCCTGGGATTGGTTGCtagaggaggagtagggagggGAGGTGGCTGAGTGGAGGTCGTCTGAGAGAGAGGCGGGACTGAGGTATGGGACTCTTCCCCTGccacttctctctcttcctcctccgttTGTCCCTGTTCCTCCAGGAGTGGGCAGGCCCAGGTAGGAGCCATCCCAGGCTGTGGCAATCTCTGCCCTGCTAGGCTTGGTGGAGCCTACCTCACTGCTGGGGGCCTGTGGAGACAAGAGAGCCACCTAGTCAAATAGACCCTTCTTTTTTATCTATTGTAAATATATTATTCAATGTTACTATTTAATGTTATGCACCTGTACTAAATTTCAGCCTATAGTAAGCTCTATGTGAGCATCAATAAAATCTGAAATGTGTCATGTGTTTGTCTCCAATCTCCACAAGTGTATAGGTGGTAAGGGCAAGAGGTAAATTTTGCAGGTAGTTACCTCACTCTGATAGTCACTCCTTCCCTTCACCCTTTTTAACTTTTCTGTGAGAAAGCAGTGGTTAAGCCAAGATGGAACTGACACCAATACAATGCAGAACTAAGATTTGGGTTTGGGCAAGACTGATATTCTCATGAAAGTGCTGAGCACAGGGAAACCAAGGTCAATGAAGCGAGAGAGATAAACACAAAGTAAGGTAAAGCCCACCTTCAGCAAGACAAGAGAGTGACTAATTCAGTGTGAGGTCACAGAGCATGCAAACACATTACTCAGCCCCACTGTAGGACACGGAGGACGACAAAGTGATCTATCCTCAGAGCAGGGGGACCCAGGAAGATGTCTCTAAATGGTTACCTTGAGAAAAGCAACCGGTTCTGCTACTTACTGTATGTGGTCATAATGTatagtgattttttttatttactaTTGTGATATCTGA from Oncorhynchus kisutch isolate 150728-3 linkage group LG5, Okis_V2, whole genome shotgun sequence harbors:
- the LOC109891255 gene encoding protein hinderin is translated as MAAAEMGKNDSGFFWINDTSDEDQPVVFIPGVNKEGHFRTAFKSGSWSNSSERKVKMRAKYGCQIRGEAPLRWGNKKRGQPLSLSSVSESSMGRGQLQIAPEATVPSPSPATRQHLLTTSQALSEVTQAKSRASLKDLCPEDKRRIANLIQELARVSEEKEESVQRLKDEQENFECKILQLEQQNQLIVQERESLQQQYRECQELLGLYQQYLSQQQEKLNQSIAQLSHSRSSNSHRKAPSSEVGSTKPSRAEIATAWDGSYLGLPTPGGTGTNGGGRERSGRGRVPYLSPASLSDDLHSATSPPYSSSSNQSQGPIKCQGCRGVGAHRREHLVNGGFRHRGATEDPRLGNTSPRLHNNSVEPPEDSRCLPGPRRLLLEGDPAWQGAGSERDLTAPLLGREDWEERRHQLLLQKLQLEVERERLQARLAQQEERLIRQNQQLLHTRLDYSRFQQATAAELGHSMSRNGTDPLPNEHVLLSEMRGCDDAENLGERAEQEAPPLKDHTAHIPLQNSIHLPEPCHNNSRRDMATSLVVSHSRLEATPAPVMPPALRRTPDARLDSSLIELLEIFSPISVPKRGNPPRRPPPLSAPKPAHQALLSRPGPYRTPQQDLEESQILEEIFFIC